DNA from Variovorax sp. PBL-H6:
GCGCTGGCCGGCCTCTCGGGCACGCCGACGGGCTTCCCGTGGCGCGACAACGGGTTCCTCGTGCACGTGATGCACGAGGGCGCCAGGTCATTGAGCTGGCTGCTGCTGGCGGCGCTGTTCGCCGCGATCCGCTGGCCGGTGGGCGTGTTGCGCCGCTTGCGCATGCGCGACCGGGCGCAGATCCCCCTCGCCGTGTTGGCCGGCGTGCTGGTGGTCTCGCTGGTCAAGCAGGCGAGCGCGACCAGCTGTCCCTGGGACCTCCAGGCCTTCGGCGGCATGGCCCACTACGTGTCGCATTGGGCATGGGGCGTGCGCGACGGCGGACCGGGTGGCTGCTTCCCGGCCGGGCACGCCTCCGCGGGCTTCGCCTTCGTGGCCGGGTGGTTCGTGCTGCGGCGCGTGTCGCCGTCCGCGGCGCGGGTGTGGCTCGCGGGTGCTATGGTGGTTGGGCTGTTGCTGGGCCTGGCGCAGCAGCAGCGGGGGGCGCATTACATGAGCCACACGCTGTGGACCGCCTGGCTCTGCTGGACCACCGGGTTCGCCGTGGATGCGCTGCTTCGCCTCAAATACTTCAGGCGCGATGCGCCAGCGGGTGTCCTTCCCAAGCTGAACGGAAGCTGACCAGGTCATTCAGCGACTTTTCAGCCCGGCTTTCCAGACTCGCCGGATGCCCTTGTCGACTGTCCAGACTTCCGTCCTCTCTTCCGACCGCTCCGCTGCCGCGCCACTGCCGCAGGCCGCCTCCACCATGGAGACCACCTCGTCTCCGTGGCGGCGCTTCGACGCCTGGCTGGCGCAGCCCCGCTCGGCGCGCAGCGTGGTCGTCTGGCTGAGCCTCTATCTCGCAGTGGCCGCCAACTGGCCACTGTGGACAGAGCTGGCGCGCATCGGCGGCGCACCCAGCATCTACCTGCCCCAAGTCGCGTTGATGACGCTGCTCACCGTCTGCGGCACCGTGGCCCTGCTGGCGCTGACCGCCTGGTCGCGCTGGATGAAACCGCTGTGGTTTGCCGTGGTGGTGGTCGCCGCCGTGGCACAGCACTTCATGCTCAGCTACCACGCGGTGATGGACCCGAGCATGCTGGCCAACGCGATGCAGACCGACCTCCACGAAGCACGCGACCTCATGGGGTGGAGACTGCTGTTCCACGTCGTGCTGGCGTCGGCCCTGCCGGCCTGGGCCTTGTGGCGCATGCGCGTGGTGCCCATGGGTCTCCTGTCGCAGGCATGGCGCAATGCGCTGCTGCTCGTCGCGGCCGTCTCGTTGGCCATAGGCGGCGCGCTGGCGATGAACCGGCAGCTTGCGCCACTGATGCGCAACAACGTCCACCTGCGCTACATGATCAATCCGTTGGCCAGCATCTACTCGGTGTCGTCCGTGGCGCTGAAGCCGTTGTTCAAGCACAGCCGCAAGCTCATCCCGATCTCCGGCGGCACGGTGCTGGGGGCCAGCTACGCGGCGCAGGCCCGGCCGCCGCTCTTTGTTCTGGTGGTCGGGGAGACCGCGCGGGCCGATCATTTCGGGCTCAACGGGTATGCCCGCGACACCACGCCGGCGCTGGCCGCTCACAAGGTGCTGTCCTGGCGCGATGTTCACTCCTGCGGCACCAACACGCTGGCTTCCGTGCCCTGCATGTTCTCGCCCGTCGGCAAGGCAGGCTTCGAGGCGCGCAAGGACGACTACGAGAACCTGATGGACGTGCTGCAGGCCGCCGGCCTCGCAGTGTTCTGGCTCGACAACCAGCCTGGCGGCTGCAAGGGCGTGTGCGACCGCATTCCGCATGCATTCGCGTTCGACCGGCTCGCACCAGAGGCGAAGACAGCGCTGTGTGACGGCGACGAATGCCTCGACGACGTCATGCTCCAGGGATTGGACGAGCGCTTGGCTGCGCTGCCGCCCGAGCGCCGCGACAAGGGTGTCGTGCTGGTCATGCACCAGATGGGCAGCCATGGCCCCGCCTACTACAAGCGCTCCTCGCCGGATGCCAAGCGCTTCATGCCCGAGTGCAAGACCAACGCACTGGCCGAGTGCAGCCACGCCGAACTGGTGAACGGCTTCGACAATTCGATCGCGTACACCGATCGCTTTCTGGGCAAGACCATCGATTGGCTGCAGGCGCAATCGGGTCGCTACGACACGGCCTTGCTCTACCTGAGCGACCATGGGGAGTCGCTGGGCGAGTATGGGTTGTTCCTGCACGGCGTGCCCTACAGCTTTGCGCCGGAGGTGCAGAAGCACATTCCGATGGTGATGTGGTTCGGGCCGCAAATGCGCGAGCGCGCGCGGCTGTCGAGCGGCTGCATGGAGGCGGGGCTCGATGCGGCGCTTACGCATGACAACCTTTATCACACGGTGCTGGGGGTGATGGATGTGCGGACGCCGACGTACAAGGCGGGGTTGGATGCGCTGGCGTCTTGCCGGGGGGTGGGGTGAGGTTCTGCTTCCTCTCCCTCGCCCCCTCCGGGAGAGGAGAGGGAGAGAGAGAAAGCAACAGAAACGCTACTTCTTCGCCCTCGGCACCCGCCCCATCAAATAGAACTCACCATTCGGCTGCATCCCGCTGAAACTAGCCATCCGATTGGAAAGCCCGAAGAAGGCCGTGATCGCAGCGATGTCCCAGATGTCCTCGTCGCTGAACCCATGCGCATGCAGCGGCGCAAAGTCGCTGTCGTCGATGTCGTGCGAACGCTCGCACACCTTCATCGCGAACTCGAGCATCGCGAACTGGCGCGGCGTGATGTCGGCCTTGCGCCAGTTGACAGCCACCTGATCGGCCAACAGCGGCTTCTTCTCGTAGATGCGCAGAAGCGCGCCGTGCGCCACCACGCAATACAGGCAACGGTTGGCGGCGCTGGTGGCGGTGACGATCATCTCGCGCTCGCCCTGGGTGAGCGAGCCATCCTCTTTCAGCATCAGCGCATCGTGGTAGGCGAAGAAGGCGCGCCATTCGGCCGGGCGGCGCGCGAGAGCGAGGAACACGTTGGGGACGAAGCCGGCCTTCTCCTGCACCTCGAGCACCCGGGTGCGGATGTCTTCGGGCAGGTCCTTGAGCTCGGCGAGAGGGTAGCGCGGGGCATCCATGGCATCTCCTTGGCTTGCGTCAGAACGGCCATCATAGGCAAGGCCGTGCAGTCGATGCGGCCGACGTGACTTAAGTCACCCGACCTGCCGCGACGTCATCGCGCTCGAAGCCTGAAAGCACATCTATTGGCTACAGTCCTTCGAGGACATCGGAAAGCAGCGTGTGAAAGCGCAGCCCGGAAGCAGACTGGCAACCGTCGCGCTCGGGCGTCACAACACAAGGGAGGCCGTGATGGAGTACCACGGAGACAAGACGCCGGCCGCCATCGGCCGCAACGAAGCCGCGTGGCGCGCACACGCGTCCGCCGTCGCCAGGCGATGGCTGGCGCCGATGATCCTGCTGGCGGCCGGCGGATCGGCCCATGCGCTGGTGATCGGCGTGACCGAGGGTGTGACCTACCGGGCGAGCGACAGCGAGATCGAAGCCCGGTTCGCGCTGATCGCGGAAGTGCTGAGCAAGACGCTCAAGCAGCCCGTGACCATCAAGGTGCTGAGCTCGTACGGCAGCGCGCGCGAGGCCCTGAAGCAGCAGCAGGTCGAACTGGCCTTCGTGCATCCGGCCCATGTGGCCTTCGAGGCGACCAAGGGCGGCGGCTACAAGGGGCTCGCCTGGACCGCGGGCTTCACCGAGTACAAGGTGTCGTTCCTGTGCAAGGACATGCAGCCCATCTCCAACTGGAAGGAGATGACCGGCAAGAGCCTGGTCATGCCCGATCCGGATTCGATCACGTCGGTGATCACGCGCGCGATGCTGCGCGAGCAAGGCTTGCAGGAGGGTGCGGTCAAGCTCTCCAACACCCGATACCAGGATGCGGTGCCCTTCTATGTGCAGAACGGCTTTACCGCTTACGGCGCCACGGCGTCCGCCGGAGTGATCAAGGCGTGGAAGACCGCCGGCGGCAAGACCTGCGCCGAGTCGCGCGCGGTGCCCATCAAGCAATGGCTGATGTCGAGCAAGCTCGATGCCACCACGGCCGCGACAGTGCGTGAGGCCTTGCTGCAGCTCGGGCAGTCGGAAGGCGGCAAGCGCGCGCTCGCGACGTCGAGCTACTCGGGCTTCGTTGCACCTTCGGTGGAGATCGAGAAGGCCTTGACGGCGTGGTTGGGGGTCTAAGCGTCCGACGGTCTGGGCGCTGGCAGCGAAGAGCCTTCCTGCGCGAGCACGGCCGATGCGCTTTCGTCCTTGAGCGCCACGCCCGTCAGGCCGCGGCGCAGCGCTTCGCGGACGAACCAGGCGAGCTTGAAGGCCGCAGCTTCGTATAGGAGCCCTTCCGGGCGCACGTTCGAAATGCAGTTGCGCTCGGCGTCGTGCCTGCCTCGGCGCGGTGCGTGGGTGATGTAGATGCCGAGGCTGTCGGGCGAGCTGAGCCCGGGGCGCTCGCCAATCAGCATCGCGACCAGCCGGGCGCCGAAGGCTTCGCCGATCTCGTCCGCCAGCGCCACGCGCGCCTGCGTGGCGATCACGAGCGGCGCGAGCCGAAGCGAGGCGGGCAGTTGTGGGCGCAAGGCGGACAGCAGCGGCGGTGCATGACGGGTTGCGGCCAGGGAAGACAGGCCGTCGCCGATCACGATGCAGAGATCGAACGGCGCGCTCGCTTGCGTACGCAGGGCAGCTGCATTCTCCGGCTCGAGTTGCCTGCCCAGGTCCGGACGCCGCAGGTATGTCGCGCGGTCCGGCGCACGGCTGCGCGCCCGCAACACCTCCCAGCCCTCGGCGCGCAGAGCGGCCTCGAGGGCATCGGCATCCAGCGCCGCATGGATCGCATCGCGCGCCATTGCATGCGCCCAGCCGAATCGCAGCACCTCGTCCGTCGGCATGCCGGCGCCGGCGCGCCCGAGCGCGAGGCGCGCGGGCGTGGAGCTGCGCCAGTCGCTCCAGGGGCTGTGCGTGACAGGATCGCTCATTTCAATGCCTTCAGCGAACGCATGTCCGCGAGCAGCCGGTTGGAGGAGGGCGGCTGCAGCCGCCCTGCCGCGTCGGTGATCTGCATCCGCTGCAGCCAGGCCTCGAACTCGGGCGCGCGCTTCAGTCCCATCGACTCGCGCAGGAAGAGCGCGTCGTGGAAGGAGGTGCTCTGGTAGTTGAGCATCACGTCGTCCGCGCCCGGCACGCCCATGATGAAGTTGATGCCCGCGGTGCCCAGCAGCACCAGCAAGGTGTCCATGTCGTCCTGGTCGGCCTCGGCGTGGTTGGTGTAGCAGACGTCGCAGCCCAGCGGCAGGCCAAGGAGCTTGCCGCAGAAATGGTCTTCCAGGCCGGCCCGGATGATCTGCTTGCCGTCATAGAGGTATTCCGGACCGATGAAGCCGACGACGGTGTTGATCAGCAGCGGCTGGTAGCGGCGTGCCAGCGCATAGGCGCGCGCCTCGCAGGTCTGCTGGTCGACGCCGAAGTTGGCATCGGCCGAGAGCGCGCTGCCCTGGCCGGTCTCGAAGTACATGAGGTTGCGGCCCACCGTGCCGCGCGCGAGCGATTGCGCGGCCGCATGCGCTTCATCGAGCAGCTCGGGCGTGACGCCGAAGGAGCGATTGGTCTTCTCGGTACCGCCGATGGACTGGAACACCAGGTCCACCGGCGCGCCGGACTCGACGAGCTTGATCGCGTGGGTCACGTGGGTCAGCACGCAGCTCTGCGTCGGTACCTCGAAGCGCTGGATCACCTCGTCGAGCATGCGCAGCAAATCGCCCAGGTGCTGGACGCTGTCTGTCACGGGGTTGATGCCGATGACCGCATCGCCGGCGCCCATCAGCAGGCCATCGAGCATGGAGGCGGCGACGCCGCGGAGATCATCGGTCGGGTGGTTGGGCTGCACCCGGACCGCGAGGTGGCCGGGCAGGCCGATGGTGTCGCGAAAGCGCGTGACCACGCAGCACTTGCGCGCCACGGCGATCAGGTCCTGGTTGCGCATGAGCTTGGACACAGCGGCCACCATCTCCGGGGTGAGGCCAGGCGCGAGCGACGCCAGCGTCTGCGTGCTCGCCTGTTCGGAAAGAAGCCAGTTGCGGAAGTCGCCGACCGTCAGGTGCGCCACCGGCGCGAAGGCGGCCGCATCGTGGCCGTCGATGATGAGGCGGGTGATGTTGTCCTCTTCGTAGGGAATCAGCGCCTCGTTCAGGAATTGCGCGAGCGGCGTCTCGGCCAGCACGTGGCGCGCCGCCATGCGCTGCTGCGCGGTGGCCGCGCCGATGCCCGCCAGGTAGTCGCCCGAGCGCGCCGGGCTGGCGAAGGCCATGACCTGCCGGAGGTCGTCGAAAGCGAAGGCTTGCGAATGAAGGGTGGTCCGGTAGCGCATCTGGCATCTGCCGCGGGAAGAGTTCAGGCCAGGGTAAATAATGGACTGTTTTCAACCAATCCGGGAGACTGTCACGTGCATTCCTTTTTTCGCCTGACCACCGCAGCCCTCGCGTCCTTGTGTGCGTTGCCCCTCGCGCTCGCGCAGACAGCGCCCGTCACCACGCCCAGCGGGCTGGTCTACCAATCGCTCAAGGAGGGCAGCGGCGCCTCGCCGTCGGCCACCGACGTCGTCAAGGTGCACTACCGCGGCACCTTTCCGGACAGCGGCAAGGAGTTCGACAGCTCCTACAAGCGCAACGAGCCGACTGAGTTCCCGCTCAATGGCGTGATCCCGTGCTGGACCGAAGGGGTGCAGAAGATGAAGCCCGGTGGCAAGGCCAAGCTGACCTGCCCGCCTGCCATTGCTTATGGGACGCGCGGCGCGGGCGGGGTGATTCCGCCGAATGCGACCTTGAACTTCGAGATCGAGTTGATTTCGGTAACGAAGCGCTGATTTAGCGGAGACGCGTCAGCCGGGCTGGTACTGGTACAGCCAGGTCTCCGTCAGCGTCTGCTCGCCGTTCCTGAGGTAGAGCCGCATGTCCACCGGCTCCGTGCCCTCGGCCGTGAAGTCGAACTGCGCGCGCCAGTGGCCCGGCACGCCATTGGGCACTGCCTCCGCGAAGATGTACGAGAACTTGCCGCGCGAGGCCGTGAGCACCAGCTCGGGCTTGACGCCGAAGGGGATGGCTTCGAGCGGCTTGCCGATGAATTCGACCATGAACTTGCGCACGCCCGCCGGACGCTGCGTGCCCGGCTCGCCGCCGCGGCCCAAGCGCGTGGCAATGCAGCGCGCCAGCGGCGAGGGGAAGGGCTCCTGGTCGGTCCAGTGCAGCCGGTACTTGAGCTGGTAGCTCATGCCGGCCTTGGCTGGCGCCTTGGGCACCCAGCAGGCCAGGATGTTGTCGTGGATCTCGTCGTCCGTCGGAATCTCGATCAGCTGCACCGAGCCCTCGCCCCAGTCGCCCAGCGGCTCGACCCACAGGCTGGGCCGCTTCTCGTAGAGCACGCCGTCCTGGTAGTGGTCGAAGTTGCGGTCGCGCTGCAGCAGGCCGAAGCCGCGCGGGCGCGTGTCGCCGAAGGCCGAGGCGCGGGTCTGCGCCGGGTTGTTGAGCGGTCGCCAGATGCGTTCGCCCGCACCGTTCCAGATCGCAAGGCCGTCCGAGTCGTGCACCTCGGGACGCCAGTCGATGGCGGTCGGCTTGATCGCCTCGCCATACCAGAACATCGAGGTCAGCGGCACCAGTCCGAGGCGGCCGACGTCGCGGCGCAGGAACAGGCGCGCCTCGATGTCCATCACCACCGCCTGGGTCCGCTGCATCACGAACTTGTAGGCACCGGTGATGCTCGGGCCTTCCAGCAGGGCATACACCGTCATGGTGTTGGCCTCGGGGTTGGCCGGCGGCTCGAAGTAGAAGCGGGTGAAGTTGGGAAACTCCTCGGGCCGGTCAGGCATGGCCGCGTCGAGCGCAATGCCTCGCGCCGACAGTCCGTACTGGTAGAGCTCGCCGATGGCGCGGAAGTAGGAGGCGCCGAGGAAGGCGACCCAGTCGTTGGTCTGCCACGCCAGCTTCTTCTGGTCGCCCAGGCGGCTTTCCTGCAGGCGGAAGCCGGCGAAGCCGGCGCCCTCGCGCAGCTGGCGCGCGGGGCTGTCCGCGGGCATCGTGAAATAGGCGCTGTCGTAGAGGATCTCGCGCGCGAAGCCGTCGCCGCTGGCGGCCTCCGTCACGTACATGTGGACCGGCGCCTGGAAGTAGCGGCCCAGGTGGAAGAAGGTGACGGGGAACTGGCCGGGGCCGTCGCGGAACACCGCGAGCTCGGGGTTGTACTTGATCTTGCCGTGCGCGTCGTAGTCGATGCGCTGCAGCACCTCGGCGGGCAGCGAGGTATCGGGCACGTAGGGCCTTCCCGCGAGGGCCTTGGCGTCGGTAACAAGACGTTCGAAAGAGAAGGGGCGGGGTTGGCTGAGCTTGACTGCCTCTGCCGCGAGGGCATCTGCAGGGAATCCGAGGGCGGCGAGCGCCATGGAGGCGCCACCGGCGGTGAGGAGTGAACGGCGGTCGATCATCGGCCAAGATGGTAACGAGGCCAGCCCCTGCGCTCCGTAGGCCGAGGGCGCAAGCCCCGAGCGCCAGGAGGCGGCCTTGTCCTACGATCGAATTCGAGAGCAAGACCCGGAGTGCGCATGCGAGGCCCGATCTACAGAATCGGCACATCGATCCATGACATGCCGAAAGGACTTGCAATGAACATGATGAGCAACGCAAACGAAATCCGTGCCCTCCAGACCGTGAGCGACCCGCGCTGGGCGACGGTGGTCGCGCGCGACGCCGCGGCCGACGGGCAGTTCTTCTATTCGGTGCGCAGCACCGGCGTGTACTGCCGGCCGTCGTGCGGGGCGCGTCAGCCGCGTCCCGAGAACGTGGCCTTCCACGCGACGGCGGCCGATGCGGAGCGCGCGGGCTTCAGGCCCTGCAGGCGCTGCAAGCCCGACCAGCCGGCACGTGCCGCGCAGCAGGCAGCCCTGGTGGCCGAACTGTGCCGCTTCATCGAGAACGCCGACGAGGCGCCGACGCTGAGTGAACTGGCCGAGCGCGCGGGGCTCAGCAGCTTTCACCTGCATCGGATCTTCAAGGAAGCGACCGGGCTCACACCCAAGGCCTATGCCGCGGCGCATCGTGCAAGGCGCGTGCGTGATGCGCTCGCGCGCAGTGAAAGCGTGACGGACGCGATCTACGACGCCGGCTACAACTCCAACGGCCGCTTCTACGAGCGCTCCAACGAGGTGCTGGGCATGACACCGACACGCTTCCGCGCGGGCGGCGCCGACACCGACATCCGCTTCGCCATCGGTCAATGCGCGCTCGGCGCCATCCTGGTGGCGCAGAGCGAACGCGGCGTCTGCGCCATCGCGCTGGGCGATGACCCTGATGTGCTGGCGCGCGAGCTGCAGGACCGCTTCCCGCAGGCCCGCCTGATCGGCGGCGACCCGGCCTTCGAGGAACTGGTCGCGCGCGTGGTGGGGTTCGTCGAGGCGCCGGGCGTGGGGCTGGACCTGCCGCTTGACGTGCGCGGCACGGCGTTCCAGCAGCGGGTGTGGCAGGCGCTGCGCGACATTCCGCCGGGCAGCACGGCGAGCTATGCCGAGATCGCCGAGCGCATCGGCAGCCCGAAGTCGGTGCGCGCCGTGGCGCAGGCCTGCGGTGCCAACGCACTCGCCGTGGCAATTCCCTGTCATCGCGTGGTGCGCAGCGACGGCGCGCTCTCAGGCTATCGCTGGGGCGTGGAGCGCAAGAGCGCACTGCTGAAGCGGGAGGCCGAGCCGGCATGATCGACTGGGACCGCGTGGTGCTGGACCTCGATGCAGAGGGCAGCGCGCTGATCGAAGGCCTGCTGTCGCGCGACGAATGCGAGGCGCTCGCGGCCTTGTATCCGCTCGATCCGCTGTTCCGCAGCCGCGTGCTGATGGAGCGCCACGGCTTCGGGCGCGGCGAGTACAAGTACTTCGACTACCCGCTGCCCGAGCGGTTGGCGCGCCTGCGCGAGGCGATGT
Protein-coding regions in this window:
- a CDS encoding phosphatase PAP2 family protein; this translates as MLRSTLARQPLAWTLLSLLLLLAWDASGLDLALAGLSGTPTGFPWRDNGFLVHVMHEGARSLSWLLLAALFAAIRWPVGVLRRLRMRDRAQIPLAVLAGVLVVSLVKQASATSCPWDLQAFGGMAHYVSHWAWGVRDGGPGGCFPAGHASAGFAFVAGWFVLRRVSPSAARVWLAGAMVVGLLLGLAQQQRGAHYMSHTLWTAWLCWTTGFAVDALLRLKYFRRDAPAGVLPKLNGS
- a CDS encoding phosphoethanolamine transferase produces the protein METTSSPWRRFDAWLAQPRSARSVVVWLSLYLAVAANWPLWTELARIGGAPSIYLPQVALMTLLTVCGTVALLALTAWSRWMKPLWFAVVVVAAVAQHFMLSYHAVMDPSMLANAMQTDLHEARDLMGWRLLFHVVLASALPAWALWRMRVVPMGLLSQAWRNALLLVAAVSLAIGGALAMNRQLAPLMRNNVHLRYMINPLASIYSVSSVALKPLFKHSRKLIPISGGTVLGASYAAQARPPLFVLVVGETARADHFGLNGYARDTTPALAAHKVLSWRDVHSCGTNTLASVPCMFSPVGKAGFEARKDDYENLMDVLQAAGLAVFWLDNQPGGCKGVCDRIPHAFAFDRLAPEAKTALCDGDECLDDVMLQGLDERLAALPPERRDKGVVLVMHQMGSHGPAYYKRSSPDAKRFMPECKTNALAECSHAELVNGFDNSIAYTDRFLGKTIDWLQAQSGRYDTALLYLSDHGESLGEYGLFLHGVPYSFAPEVQKHIPMVMWFGPQMRERARLSSGCMEAGLDAALTHDNLYHTVLGVMDVRTPTYKAGLDALASCRGVG
- a CDS encoding peroxidase-related enzyme (This protein belongs to a clade of uncharacterized proteins related to peroxidases such as the alkylhydroperoxidase AhpD.), which encodes MDAPRYPLAELKDLPEDIRTRVLEVQEKAGFVPNVFLALARRPAEWRAFFAYHDALMLKEDGSLTQGEREMIVTATSAANRCLYCVVAHGALLRIYEKKPLLADQVAVNWRKADITPRQFAMLEFAMKVCERSHDIDDSDFAPLHAHGFSDEDIWDIAAITAFFGLSNRMASFSGMQPNGEFYLMGRVPRAKK
- a CDS encoding phosphate/phosphite/phosphonate ABC transporter substrate-binding protein, producing MEYHGDKTPAAIGRNEAAWRAHASAVARRWLAPMILLAAGGSAHALVIGVTEGVTYRASDSEIEARFALIAEVLSKTLKQPVTIKVLSSYGSAREALKQQQVELAFVHPAHVAFEATKGGGYKGLAWTAGFTEYKVSFLCKDMQPISNWKEMTGKSLVMPDPDSITSVITRAMLREQGLQEGAVKLSNTRYQDAVPFYVQNGFTAYGATASAGVIKAWKTAGGKTCAESRAVPIKQWLMSSKLDATTAATVREALLQLGQSEGGKRALATSSYSGFVAPSVEIEKALTAWLGV
- the eutC gene encoding ethanolamine ammonia-lyase subunit EutC, which codes for MSDPVTHSPWSDWRSSTPARLALGRAGAGMPTDEVLRFGWAHAMARDAIHAALDADALEAALRAEGWEVLRARSRAPDRATYLRRPDLGRQLEPENAAALRTQASAPFDLCIVIGDGLSSLAATRHAPPLLSALRPQLPASLRLAPLVIATQARVALADEIGEAFGARLVAMLIGERPGLSSPDSLGIYITHAPRRGRHDAERNCISNVRPEGLLYEAAAFKLAWFVREALRRGLTGVALKDESASAVLAQEGSSLPAPRPSDA
- a CDS encoding ethanolamine ammonia-lyase subunit EutB, giving the protein MRYRTTLHSQAFAFDDLRQVMAFASPARSGDYLAGIGAATAQQRMAARHVLAETPLAQFLNEALIPYEEDNITRLIIDGHDAAAFAPVAHLTVGDFRNWLLSEQASTQTLASLAPGLTPEMVAAVSKLMRNQDLIAVARKCCVVTRFRDTIGLPGHLAVRVQPNHPTDDLRGVAASMLDGLLMGAGDAVIGINPVTDSVQHLGDLLRMLDEVIQRFEVPTQSCVLTHVTHAIKLVESGAPVDLVFQSIGGTEKTNRSFGVTPELLDEAHAAAQSLARGTVGRNLMYFETGQGSALSADANFGVDQQTCEARAYALARRYQPLLINTVVGFIGPEYLYDGKQIIRAGLEDHFCGKLLGLPLGCDVCYTNHAEADQDDMDTLLVLLGTAGINFIMGVPGADDVMLNYQSTSFHDALFLRESMGLKRAPEFEAWLQRMQITDAAGRLQPPSSNRLLADMRSLKALK
- a CDS encoding FKBP-type peptidyl-prolyl cis-trans isomerase, whose product is MTTAALASLCALPLALAQTAPVTTPSGLVYQSLKEGSGASPSATDVVKVHYRGTFPDSGKEFDSSYKRNEPTEFPLNGVIPCWTEGVQKMKPGGKAKLTCPPAIAYGTRGAGGVIPPNATLNFEIELISVTKR
- a CDS encoding glucan biosynthesis protein; the encoded protein is MIDRRSLLTAGGASMALAALGFPADALAAEAVKLSQPRPFSFERLVTDAKALAGRPYVPDTSLPAEVLQRIDYDAHGKIKYNPELAVFRDGPGQFPVTFFHLGRYFQAPVHMYVTEAASGDGFAREILYDSAYFTMPADSPARQLREGAGFAGFRLQESRLGDQKKLAWQTNDWVAFLGASYFRAIGELYQYGLSARGIALDAAMPDRPEEFPNFTRFYFEPPANPEANTMTVYALLEGPSITGAYKFVMQRTQAVVMDIEARLFLRRDVGRLGLVPLTSMFWYGEAIKPTAIDWRPEVHDSDGLAIWNGAGERIWRPLNNPAQTRASAFGDTRPRGFGLLQRDRNFDHYQDGVLYEKRPSLWVEPLGDWGEGSVQLIEIPTDDEIHDNILACWVPKAPAKAGMSYQLKYRLHWTDQEPFPSPLARCIATRLGRGGEPGTQRPAGVRKFMVEFIGKPLEAIPFGVKPELVLTASRGKFSYIFAEAVPNGVPGHWRAQFDFTAEGTEPVDMRLYLRNGEQTLTETWLYQYQPG
- the ada gene encoding bifunctional DNA-binding transcriptional regulator/O6-methylguanine-DNA methyltransferase Ada; protein product: MMSNANEIRALQTVSDPRWATVVARDAAADGQFFYSVRSTGVYCRPSCGARQPRPENVAFHATAADAERAGFRPCRRCKPDQPARAAQQAALVAELCRFIENADEAPTLSELAERAGLSSFHLHRIFKEATGLTPKAYAAAHRARRVRDALARSESVTDAIYDAGYNSNGRFYERSNEVLGMTPTRFRAGGADTDIRFAIGQCALGAILVAQSERGVCAIALGDDPDVLARELQDRFPQARLIGGDPAFEELVARVVGFVEAPGVGLDLPLDVRGTAFQQRVWQALRDIPPGSTASYAEIAERIGSPKSVRAVAQACGANALAVAIPCHRVVRSDGALSGYRWGVERKSALLKREAEPA